Proteins found in one Candidatus Binatia bacterium genomic segment:
- a CDS encoding LD-carboxypeptidase, translated as MIRKPAPLRRGDVIGVVAPGGAVDEASLQAGVRVLEDAGFRIQLGAAARNQAGYLAGTDHERAKDLHEMFRAPAIKAIIAARGGYGSGRLLPLIDPAEIRQHPKIFVGHSDLTFLLNDFVQRAELVSFHGPMITGLQQRPEAAESLLRMLTGNRIGWHQPAQDVVQPGTAEGPLVGGCLSAIVATLGTPYALETRGCLLFLEDVNEKPYRVDRMLTQLRQAGALGEVAGVIFGEMSGCIATENERVSVRDVIAEAFADAPYPVAFGLPSGHGLGTLTLPLGIRARLAGERLTLLESPVAEQC; from the coding sequence ATGATTCGCAAGCCGGCCCCGTTGCGGCGGGGCGATGTGATTGGGGTGGTGGCACCGGGGGGTGCAGTGGACGAGGCGAGCCTTCAGGCCGGTGTCCGTGTCCTCGAGGACGCCGGATTCCGCATTCAACTTGGCGCTGCAGCACGCAACCAGGCGGGCTACCTGGCCGGTACGGATCACGAGCGTGCCAAGGACCTCCATGAGATGTTCCGCGCACCCGCGATCAAGGCCATAATTGCGGCCCGCGGCGGCTACGGATCGGGACGTCTCTTGCCGCTCATTGATCCGGCTGAGATCCGGCAGCACCCGAAGATCTTCGTCGGCCACAGCGACCTCACATTCTTGCTGAACGACTTCGTGCAACGCGCTGAGCTTGTCAGCTTCCATGGCCCGATGATTACCGGTTTGCAGCAGCGGCCAGAAGCCGCAGAAAGCTTGCTGAGAATGCTGACAGGCAATCGCATCGGTTGGCATCAACCAGCACAGGACGTTGTCCAGCCCGGCACGGCGGAAGGCCCACTGGTTGGCGGCTGCCTCTCGGCAATCGTCGCAACCCTTGGAACGCCCTATGCGCTGGAGACACGTGGGTGTCTCCTCTTTTTGGAAGATGTGAATGAGAAGCCGTACCGGGTCGATCGCATGCTAACCCAACTGCGCCAGGCCGGCGCACTGGGCGAGGTGGCAGGGGTCATCTTTGGTGAAATGAGCGGCTGCATCGCAACGGAAAACGAACGTGTCTCAGTCCGTGACGTCATCGCAGAAGCCTTCGCCGACGCACCGTATCCGGTGGCTTTTGGTCTGCCGAGCGGCCACGGGCTCGGAACTCTGACGTTGCCGCTCGGCATTCGGGCGCGCCTGGCCGGCGAGCGCCTGACCTTGCTGGAATCGCCGGTGGCGGAACAGTGCTGA